The stretch of DNA TGCTGCGGATGTTTTAATGGAGCTTATACGGTTCCCATCCGTATGCGGCGAGGAAATGGGAGCCGTTGAATATATGAAGGGTATGCTGGAATCATCCGGGATGAGCCCCCGGATAGTTCCCATGGACCCTTCGATTAAAAGTCACCCGGAATATACGTACTATACGAAGGAGCCCTCATGGGAAGGCCGCGGCAACCTGGTGACCGATTACGGCGGAGGGGGACAAGGACGGAGCCTGATTCTGAACGCCCATCTCGATATTGTGCCCGCGAAGGAATGGGCTGACGGCTATAACCCCAGACGCGAGGGTGATATCATCACCGGTCGCGGCGCCTGTGACGACAAGGGCGGTGTGGTGGCCGGATACCTTGCGCTCAAGGCTCTCAAAGAATGCGGGATCACAACGGCCGGCCGTTTGAGCCTCCATCACGTGATAGACGAGGAAACCGGCGGCAACGGGACACTGTCCCTCCTTCACGGCGGATATTCCGCCGATGCGGCAATCGTGGGAGAATGCACCGACAACGTGATCTGCCCGGCAAACCGCGGCGCAGTGTGGTTTCAGCTTTCCACGACCGGTATTTCGACGCACATGGGTGAGATCGAAAACGGCATATCCGCTATTGAAAAAGCTTTTCAGGCCATTGATATTCTGAAAGATTACGAACGGTACATGATCGAGAATTTCATGGATCATCCCTATTTCAACCATCTTGAACACCGCCCTATCCAGCTCTGCGTGGGCATGATCAGATCGGGCGAGTGGCCGAGCATGGTGCCTGACCGGTGTGAAGTGGAAGGCGGCATGGGATTCCTCCCGAACACGGATATCGACGATGTAAAAAAAGATATGAGACGGTGGATTCTGGAAAAAGGAGACGAATGGCTCCGCGACCATTTTGAAATCCGGTACGACAAGCTCCATAATGCGGCATACGAGGTTCCACCCGACCATCCTATCGTGAAAACCATGCAGGAAGTCGCTCCCGATGCCGGTGTATCGGACCGGATAGCCGGTTGGCCGGTATCCTGCGATGCACGGCTTTTCTCACGTGTTTCGGGCATACCTGCTATCTGCGTGGGACCGGGAAAGCTCAAACACGCTCATTCAGCGACCGAGCAGGTACCCCTTTCGGAACTGGTGAAAACCGCCAGACTCTATGCATTTACCGCGCTGGAATGGTGCGGCGTCAGTGAATGATACAGGGAGTAACATAAGCTGCACAGGAATCCCTGTTTTTTAGAATGATTCCGGGTAAGAGGGAGGATATTGCGGTTTTTTGAGAGAATACGCCGGATTAACGTGGTAAATTCCATTACTTCGAATCGGATTCTTTTTCTTCCTGGCTCATAATGTAATTCTGGAATTCACGGATACGGACATTGTGTTCCTGAATCCGGGCGGCAAGTATCTTGATGACTTTCCGCATGATATTGGTACCGAAACGCGGCTCGGTCTCGATAAGCCTGTTCAAATCGAGAGAGCGGATTGCGAGAAGGGCGCAATTGGTCATCGCGGTAACCGTTGCCGAGCGCTTCTCGTCGGTAAATACACCCATTTCTCCGATTGTTCCGATGGGATTTATCGTGGCGATCGTTCCGGAGCCTTTAATGGAAACCGCCAATTTGCCGATAAGAAGTATATACATTTCATCCGGATCCCCTCCTTCCTTGCAGAGTACACCGCCCTGAGGCATGTTTATTCTGCGTGAAATCGAGAGAATAAGTCGTTTATATCGGATTGACAGGTCTTCAAAAATCGGGATTTTCGAAAGAATTTCCAGCAGTTTGCGTATCTGTTCTCCCTTTTCGCCTTCAGCAAGCGCCATTTTCGTTCCTTTCCTTAAAATACTTACTGCATTACGCCTGATAGTAAGAATAAATAACATTAAAGTCCATGTCAATCAGTAAAAAAAAGTGATTTATATCACCGAAATGAAATATAAATATTATTATGATTGAAGTATGGTAAAAAAGTGGTGTCTTTTTTTTGATAAATTTCGTATAATTGTAAGTAACAAATAGAGATATATTTTCCCCGGAATCGTGATCATGAAAAAGCCTCCGGATGGCGCCTGAGATGTACGGTATGAATACATTTATAAAAATATGCGGATTGATCATAGTCCTCGCGACGCTTTCGACCGTCCCTGTTTCGGCGCAGGAATTCGATGAAAAGCTCGATAACGTTTCATACCTTCTCGATACGGGAAAGCCTGACAGCGCCGCGGTAATTCTGTATGACATGGTCGATTCGATCACCGGCAAACAGGACCGGGTCAGGGCGTTGTATTATCTTGCGGAAGCCACGGGACAGCTTGGGAGGTATGCCGAAAAGAAACATTATCTTTCACTCGCGTGCGAGCTGCCGCCCGATGTCGAATACGGCGATAAAGTTCGTTTCTCATACTGTCAGCTTCTCCTCGATACGGATGACCTGGACGGGTGCATAGCGCTGTCCAAAGACTTCACGCAGTTATATGGCACCTCGCCGCTGATTCCCGACATGCTCTACATGGCGGGGAATGCATATCTTGAGAAAAAAGAATACCAGCGCGCATCAAATGTTTTCAGCGATATTACCAAAAATTACCAGGCTTCACCAGCCGCCCATGAAGCGGTCATGAAAGAGGGCGTGTGTCTTTTCAAACTCGAATTTTATACCGGTTCCATCGAACGTTTTGAAAAGTACCTCGCCGAAACACCCGAAGGGCAGAATATCGACGAGGCCCTGTATTATCTCGGTCGCGCCTACGAGCAGAATCACCAGTCGGAAATGGCAAGCAGGGTGTTTAACAGGCTTGCGATCGAGTTTCCTTCTTATTCCGACAATATGGAAGCGTACATCAGGCTCGGGAAAAACCTGTTTGAATCGGGACGGTTTATCGAATCGGAAAATGCATTTCTGAACTACATAGCCAACACCCCGGAAAACGATAAAAATCATGACGAGGCGTTGTATTATCTGGAACGGATCAAATTCAAAACCGGGCAGTACACCTCAGAAATCCAGATAGCGGAAAATTTTATCTCTAAATATCCCGAAAGCCCGCGGACACCGCTGCTTCTGTTCGATCTTGCCAATTATTACCGCATGACCGGGCAGCCCCAGGAAGCAATCGAAAATTACTGGGTTCTCCTCAATAACAGGCTCTACAGCGCATATGTTGATTCGGCAGGCATTCTCATGGCCGATACCTATGTTTCGATGAATAAAAAAGACAGCGCCACCAGTTTTCTCATAGAACTGTCCAACCGTAAAAAAAATACCGCCACTGCCCAGAACATGCTTCTGAAGCTGGGCTCCCTTTATGAGTCATGGACGAACTATGATACCGCCATCGCATGGTATGACATCTCGCTTTCGATCGATATTTCGTATCTTGCCTCCGTCAGGGCATTATGGGGGGTTGCGCGGTGCTGTACGCAGATCAACCGTTGGCAGGATGCCGAAAAAGCATACAAGAGAATCATCAGCGATTACCCGAAAAATCCTTACATGATCGATATCCATATGGCTCTGGCGAACATGTTCTTCCAGGAAGGAAGGACCC from bacterium encodes:
- a CDS encoding ArgE/DapE family deacylase, with the translated sequence MTLFSEHKNNVSRTIEKLKDHAADVLMELIRFPSVCGEEMGAVEYMKGMLESSGMSPRIVPMDPSIKSHPEYTYYTKEPSWEGRGNLVTDYGGGGQGRSLILNAHLDIVPAKEWADGYNPRREGDIITGRGACDDKGGVVAGYLALKALKECGITTAGRLSLHHVIDEETGGNGTLSLLHGGYSADAAIVGECTDNVICPANRGAVWFQLSTTGISTHMGEIENGISAIEKAFQAIDILKDYERYMIENFMDHPYFNHLEHRPIQLCVGMIRSGEWPSMVPDRCEVEGGMGFLPNTDIDDVKKDMRRWILEKGDEWLRDHFEIRYDKLHNAAYEVPPDHPIVKTMQEVAPDAGVSDRIAGWPVSCDARLFSRVSGIPAICVGPGKLKHAHSATEQVPLSELVKTARLYAFTALEWCGVSE
- a CDS encoding cyclic nucleotide-binding domain-containing protein, producing the protein MALAEGEKGEQIRKLLEILSKIPIFEDLSIRYKRLILSISRRINMPQGGVLCKEGGDPDEMYILLIGKLAVSIKGSGTIATINPIGTIGEMGVFTDEKRSATVTAMTNCALLAIRSLDLNRLIETEPRFGTNIMRKVIKILAARIQEHNVRIREFQNYIMSQEEKESDSK
- a CDS encoding tetratricopeptide repeat protein, which encodes MNTFIKICGLIIVLATLSTVPVSAQEFDEKLDNVSYLLDTGKPDSAAVILYDMVDSITGKQDRVRALYYLAEATGQLGRYAEKKHYLSLACELPPDVEYGDKVRFSYCQLLLDTDDLDGCIALSKDFTQLYGTSPLIPDMLYMAGNAYLEKKEYQRASNVFSDITKNYQASPAAHEAVMKEGVCLFKLEFYTGSIERFEKYLAETPEGQNIDEALYYLGRAYEQNHQSEMASRVFNRLAIEFPSYSDNMEAYIRLGKNLFESGRFIESENAFLNYIANTPENDKNHDEALYYLERIKFKTGQYTSEIQIAENFISKYPESPRTPLLLFDLANYYRMTGQPQEAIENYWVLLNNRLYSAYVDSAGILMADTYVSMNKKDSATSFLIELSNRKKNTATAQNMLLKLGSLYESWTNYDTAIAWYDISLSIDISYLASVRALWGVARCCTQINRWQDAEKAYKRIISDYPKNPYMIDIHMALANMFFQEGRTLDSIHSAEKALIYAKTAQKPDILYFLAQLYEEVDDGHALQLYSQIYYNTRNTTELRNNALLKYAELAERKGDRVSAVNAYTKIISEVADSSSVNKARRKLDSINMVKQ